The proteins below are encoded in one region of Hordeum vulgare subsp. vulgare chromosome 3H, MorexV3_pseudomolecules_assembly, whole genome shotgun sequence:
- the LOC123439429 gene encoding xyloglucan endotransglycosylase/hydrolase protein 8-like yields MAQRFLAVLAVALALSQVASAKSWLDKRFNTDGTVRTGYDASGQQVVMLNLNQQSGAAGFNSKQQYLYGEFSIQMKLIPGNSAGTVSCFYLSSGDDEWRDEIDMEFMGNSSGHPVVLNTNVWANGDGKKEHQFDLWFDPAADYHTYTIIWNPENILFKVDNLFIRSFKRFAGLPYPTSKPMRLHATLWDGSYWATEKGKIPINWSNAPFVVSYRNYYANACVSGGACHAGSDRWMRKQLDGDEWGTVKWAERSYMRYNYCEDGYRFPQGLPAECNRY; encoded by the exons ATGGCACAGCGCTTTCTGGCTGTGCTCGCCGTCGCCCTGGCGCTCTCGCAGGTCGCCTCAGCTAAGTCCTGGCTCGATAAAAGGTTCAACACCGACGGCACCGTCCGCACCGGATACGACGCCTCGGGCCAGCAGGTGGTTATGCTCAACCTCAACCAGCAATCCGGCGCCGCCGGATTCAACTCCAAGCAGCAGTACCTCTACGGCGAGTTCAGCATCCAGATGAAGCTCATCCCGGGAAACTCCGCCGGCACCGTCTCCTGCTTCTAC CTTTCTTCCGGTGACGACGAGTGGCGCGACGAGATCGACATGGAGTTCATGGGCAACTCCAGCGGCCACCCGGTGGTGCTCAACACCAACGTGTGGGCCAACGGCGACGGCAAGAAGGAGCACCAGTTCGACCTCTGGTTCGACCCAGCCGCAGACTACCACACCTACACCATCATCTGGAACCCGGAGAACATCCTCTTCAAGGTGGACAACCTCTTCATCCGATCCTTCAAGCGCTTCGCCGGCCTCCCTTACCCTACCTCCAAGCCCATGAGGCTGCACGCCACGCTCTGGGACGGCAGCTACTGGGCGACCGAGAAGGGCAAGATCCCGATCAACTGGTCCAACGCGCCATTCGTCGTCTCCTACCGCAACTACTACGCCAACGCCTGCGTCAGCGGCGGCGCGTGCCATGCCGGCAGCGACAGGTGGATGAGGAAGCAGCTCGACGGCGACGAATGGGGCACCGTGAAGTGGGCGGAGCGCAGTTACATGCGCTACAACTACTGCGAGGATGGGTACAGGTTCCCGCAGGGGCTTCCCGCCGAGTGCAACCGCTACTGA
- the LOC123439430 gene encoding mannan endo-1,4-beta-mannosidase 7-like isoform X2, producing the protein METTGGPKPDHGWRGSNRQEVDPPRPNSSPMHFSALDFVVSEARRYKMRLILSLCNIWEDYGGKAQYVRWGKEAGVDLTSDDDFFSDPTLKGYYKAFVEVDPSPLHKT; encoded by the exons ATGGAGACCACAGGAGGACCTAAACCCGACCATGGATGGCGTGGATCAAATCGACAGGAGGTGGATCCTCCAAGACCTAACTCCTCCCCCATGCATTTTTCG GCACTGGATTTCGTGGTGAGCGAGGCAAGAAGGTATAAGATGCGGTTAATACTGTCACTATGTAATATTTGGGAAGATTATGGAGGGAAGGCACAGTATGTAAGATGGGGCAAGGAGGCTGGCGTGGATCTTACTTCTGACGATGACTTCTTCTCTGATCCAACACTTAAAGGGTACTACAAAGCTTTTGTTGAG GTAGACCCATCCCCCCTCCACAAAACATAG
- the LOC123439430 gene encoding mannan endo-1,4-beta-mannosidase 7-like isoform X1, with amino-acid sequence METTGGPKPDHGWRGSNRQEVDPPRPNSSPMHFSALDFVVSEARRYKMRLILSLCNIWEDYGGKAQYVRWGKEAGVDLTSDDDFFSDPTLKGYYKAFVEVNFGFLTSDSHRKWVLDIYHVA; translated from the exons ATGGAGACCACAGGAGGACCTAAACCCGACCATGGATGGCGTGGATCAAATCGACAGGAGGTGGATCCTCCAAGACCTAACTCCTCCCCCATGCATTTTTCG GCACTGGATTTCGTGGTGAGCGAGGCAAGAAGGTATAAGATGCGGTTAATACTGTCACTATGTAATATTTGGGAAGATTATGGAGGGAAGGCACAGTATGTAAGATGGGGCAAGGAGGCTGGCGTGGATCTTACTTCTGACGATGACTTCTTCTCTGATCCAACACTTAAAGGGTACTACAAAGCTTTTGTTGAGGTAAATTTCGGGTTCCTTACCTCAGATAGCCATCGGAAATGGGTTCttgatatctatcatgttgcgTGA